From one Colletotrichum destructivum chromosome 3, complete sequence genomic stretch:
- a CDS encoding Putative kynurenine formamidase/cyclase, kynurenine formamidase superfamily, producing the protein MAPPTPDFLLNENGIPPFDALPLGRDDPRFSAWGLYGDNDELGTLNRLTDERVAAAARNEIRTGARVSLNWSMTAQPAPFFARRAFHHDLFRKHPRFVNDDVWTFNSQSSSQWDGLRHFGYQKEERFYNGVSMDEVHAVDEAGRRSTVNGIQAWQKHGIVGRGILVDYHTWRLERQIPYDPFARDSIPVSDLKTCLEAQGTEVKFGDILLTRTGFMTAHAGKSAEDLETYRAATPQTFGGVAQSEETLRWVWDNFSAVGGDQPSFECWPHRDPEHWMHEVLLAGWGMPIGELFDLEALAERCRREGRWSFFVVSEPCNVPGGVASPPNILAIF; encoded by the exons ATGGCTCCCCCAACCCCCGACTTCCTTCTCAATGAGAACGGCATCCCGCCGTTCGACGCCCTTCCGCTCGGCAGAGACGACCCACGGTTCTCCGCCTGGGGCCTCTACGGCGACAACGATGAGTTGGGGACGCTCAACAGGCTGACCGACGAgcgggtcgccgccgcggccagAAACGAGATCAGGACCGGCGCAAG GGTATCCCTGAACTGGTCCATGACGGCCCAGCCGGCCCCCTTcttcgcccgccgcgccttCCACCACGACCTCTTCCGCAAGCACCCGCGCTTCGTCAACGATGACGTCTGGACCTTCAACTCGCAGTCCTCGTCGCAGTGGGACGGCCTGCGGCACTTTGGCTACCAGAAGGAGGAGCGCTTCTACAACGGCGTCTCCATGGATGAGgtccacgccgtcgacgaggcggggAGGCGGTCGACGGTCAACGGCATCCAGG CGTGGCAAAAAcacggcatcgtcggccgaGGCATCCTTGTGGACTACCATACCTGGCGCCTCGAGCGGCAGATCCCCTACGACCCCTTCGCCCGCGACTCCATCCCCGTATCGGATCTGAAGACGTGTCTCGAGGCACAAGGTACCGAGGTTAAGTTCGGCGACATCCTCCTGACGCGAACAG GCTTCATGACCGCCCACGCCGGCAAGTCCGCCGAAGACCTCGAAACCTACCGCGCCGCCACGCCGCAGAcctttggcggcgtcgcgcAGTCCGAGGAGACGCTCCGCTGGGTCTGGGACAacttctcggccgtcggcggcgaccagccATCCTTCGAGTGCTGGCCGCACCGCGACCCGGAGCACTGGATGCACGAGGTCCTGCTCGCCGGCTGGGGCATGCCTATCGGCGAGCTCTTCGATCTCGAGGCACTCGCCGAGCGGTGCCGCCGCGAGGGGCGGTGGAGCTTTTTTGTCGTGAGTGAGCCGTGCAATGTTCCCGGCGGGGTGGCCAG TCCGCCCAATATCCTGGCAATTTTCTGA